One Malassezia restricta chromosome VI, complete sequence genomic region harbors:
- a CDS encoding cortical actin cytoskeleton protein asp1: MSTTAPIRLGVAAMDRKARSKPMQNILNRLLSSGRFEVIVFGDKVILDEDVDTWPIVDVLISFFSTGFPLEKAIKYYELRRPVCVNDLYMQTVLWDRRAVLRILEQVGVPTPPSVYADRDGGPRLSKPVLDEIRANTGLDLSQRAPPAEVQLIDHDTLRVNGRTIRKPFVEKPVSGEDHNIHIYYPLSSGGGGRRLFRKVGNKSSEFDPSLVEPRTDGSYLYEEFMDVNNAEDIKVYTIGPVFSHAETRKSPVVDGLVKRNPDGKEIRHVAELSAEERDMARRITMAFKQFICGFDLLRVQQQSYVIDVNGWSFVKGNDDYYDQCARILCQFCEAHRIARPLRPPSEDVRAIEETSSWVLKANVTVFRHGDRTPKQKIKRSYKTRDAWTAPLVELMHGCREEIILRSHFDVVLHALDKAKELDGADAHDLSFVSDIIQRKMSFPGTKIQLKPSYHHDQLEKVQLVIKWGGEFSHAAIHQARDYGVNLRRDILIMNKEALDHCTIYTSSERRVLASAETFAQAFLDGSESDAPKNMIVRKDLLDDSNAAKDLMDNVKEELRARLQPTPENAHIRPEHWPKDLPPPSLIGTEIQKLLHSLGETMHENFSKLDVDVIQDRWCTHETPALFCERWDKMIEDFDSPNEPSRASELADMLSHDGLHNRAFLETIFSRAEDDEAHKLERLHHLYRMSLALFDYICPREYGITPEQKEHIGLLTSQPLLQSIVQNLQVSEDVKGMCTFYFTKESHVHTLLNLLLSSHLSIIMPRMPPMDYFSSITFEVYERERPTSATRAASSKPERSLVISVSEGAHSSEVLFIRLDARHALTPLPSRPLTSHMDFDESISKLSSLCQKRDALDTRRGLIEGSAVYFGKPEDEEHVVPIRSRGASASP, from the coding sequence ATGTCGACCACGGCGCCCATTCGCCTCGGTGTGGCGGCTATGGACCGCAAGGCGCGGTCCAAGCCCATGCAGAACATCCTGAATCGCCTGCTGTCGTCCGGCCGCTTTGAGGTGATTGTGTTCGGCGACAAGGTCATTCTGGATGAGGACGTGGATACGTGGCCTATTGTCGACGTGCTCATTTCCTTCTTTAGCACTGGCTTTCCGCTAGAAAAGGCCATCAAATACTACGAATTGCGTAGGCCCGTCTGCGTGAATGATCTGTACATGCAAACGGTGCTGTGGGATCGCCGTGCTGtcctgcgcatcctcgAGCAGGTGGGTGTACCGACGCCTCCGAGTGTGTATGCCGACCGAGACGGCGGACCTCGTCTCTCAAAGCCTGTGCTTGACGAAATCAGGGCAAATACAGGTCTTGACTTGTCGCAGCGTGCCCCGCCCGCTGAGGTGCAGCTCATTGACCACGACACGCTCCGTGTGAACGGACGAACGATCCGCAAGCCCTTCGTGGAAAAGCCCGTGAGCGGCGAGGACCACAATATTCACATCTACTATCCTCTGTCCAgtggtggcggcggtcgTCGCCTATTTCGCAAGGTCGGCAACAAGTCGTCCGAGTTTGATCCGAGCCTCGTGGAACCCCGCACGGACGGCTCGTACCTGTATGAGGAGTTTATGGACGTAAACAATGCAGAAGATATCAAGGTGTACACGATCGGCCCGGTCTTTTCGCACGCGGAGACGCGCAAGTCACccgtcgtcgacggcctcgtgAAGCGCAATCCTGATGGGAAAGAGATTCGGCATGTGGCTGAGCTGTCCGCCGAAgagcgcgacatggcacGCCGTATCACCATGGCATTCAAGCAGTTCATTTGCGGCTTCGACCTGCTTCGTGTGCAGCAACAGAGCTATGTCATTGACGTCAATGGCTGGAGTTTTGTCAAGGGCAATGACGACTACTATGACCAGTGCGCTCGAATTCTGTGCCAGTTCTGCGAGGCCCACCGAATCGCTCGCCCCCTTCGCCCGCCTAGCGAGGATGTACGTGCGATCGAGGAAACGAGCAGCTGGGTGCTCAAGGCGAACGTCACAGTGTTCCGTCATGGCGATCGCACTCCCAAGCAAAAGATCAAGCGATCCTACAagacgcgcgacgcatgGACAGCCCCCCTGGTGGAACTCATGCATGGCTGCCGCGAAGAAATCATTCTGCGCTCCCACTTTGACGTCGTTTTGCACGCGCTGGACAAAGCCAAGGAGCTCGATGGTGCAGACGCGCACGACCTCTCGTTTGTCTCCGATATCATCCAGCGCAAAATGTCGTTCCCAGGTACCAAGATCCAACTGAAGCCCTCATACCATCATGATCAGCTGGAAAAggtgcagctcgtcattAAATGGGGCGGCGAATTCAGCCATGCGGCCATCCACCAAGCCCGCGACTATGGTGTCAATTTGCGCCGCGACATTTTGATTATGAACAAGGAGGCTTTAGACCATTGCACCATCTATACCAGCTCAGAACGCCGTGTATTGGCCTCGGCAGAGACGTTCGCACAGGCCTTTCTGGATGGTAGTGAGTCCGACGCACCGAAAAACATGATCGTGCGCAAAGACTTGCTTGACGACTCGAATGCGGCCAAAGACCTCATGGACAATGTCAAGGAAGAGCTGCGTGCTCGCCTGCAGCCTACGCCGGAAAACGCACACATACGTCCCGAACACTGGCCGAAGGATCTGCCACCGCCATCTCTGATCGGCACCGAGATCCAAAAGCTGCTTCACAGCCTGGGCGAAACCATGCACGAAAACTTTTCCAAACTCGATGTCGATGTGATCCAGGACCGCTGGTGTACACACGAGACCCCAGCACTGTTTTGCGAGCGCTGGGATAAGATGATTGAAGACTTTGACTCTCCTAATGAACCATCACGCGCGAGTGAGCTGGCAGATATGCTGTCACACGACGGACTCCACAACCGCGCATTCCTCGAGACGATCTTTTCACGCGCAGAAGACGATGAGGCACATaagctcgagcgtctgcatCATCTCTACAGAATGAGCCTCGCACTCTTCGACTACATCTGCCCGCGCGAGTACGGTATAACGCCTGAACAGAAAGAGCACATCGGCCTGTTGACATCTCAGCCCCTCCTACAAAGCATCGTGCAAAATCTGCAAGTGTCCGAAGACGTGAAGGGCATGTGCACCTTTTACTTCACGAAAGAGTCGCATGTACACACGCTGCTCAATCTCTTGCTGTCCTCGCACCTGTCCATTATCATGCCGCGtatgccgcccatggacTACTTTTCCAGCATTACGTTCGAAGTCTacgagcgcgagcggcCAACAAGTGCCACACGCGCAGCTTCTTCCAAGCCTGAACGATCACTCGTCATAAGTGTGTCAGAAGGCGCTCACAGTTCCGAAGTGCTGTTTATCCGCTTGGACGCTCGACACGCGTTGACGCCACTACCCAGTCGGCCACTTACCTCACACATGGACTTTGATGAGTCTATCTCCAAGCTATCTTCTTTATGTCAGAAGCGCGATGCTCTCGATACGCGACGTGGCCTTATCGAGGGCTCGGCTGTATATTTCGGCAAGCCTGAAGACGAGGAGCACGTCGTACCGATCCGTAGCCGCGGCGCTTCTGCCTCGCCATAG
- a CDS encoding LETM1-like protein — translation MLCQMHASIMRNNMVRSVPSGCLVPLFCKASIVLPKARLAYPHAVSCPYMPTRTIHASMPRFSGPKKDDNLPQTLMDRAQNMWSNIKYLFRFYLNGVKQIWRNRTTVREIHADVRRTKRDYTWEEMQMIRTHSKDMVKLPFFVLILATVEELLPLMVIYTPFMLPSTCILPSQLTKIRQRFELKRSTAIKSLRAALPTLDVSNVSDKSAQAAVAALPSQALHELATVYNLSKWGGSIMQRGRIVSHMRILQEDDERLIKSKTFTSTEDADYKLSNACIQRGICAVNVSSKDMRLSLQRWLDVTLRPNPPSPLERILLPMRIPQFGAPETELRPELDEQDSLSVKEKTSTVVEEVVEQEKRRETKKSS, via the exons ATGTTGTGCCAGATGCATGCAAGTATCATGCGAAATAACATGGTGCGAAGTGTACCATCGGGGTGCTTAGTACCATTATTTTGCAAAGCAAGTATAGTTTTGCCCAAAGCGCGGCTCGCATACCCACATGCTGTGTCCTGTCCATACATGCCGACTCGGACGATCCATGCGAGTATGCCGCGATTTTCCGGGCCCAAAAAGGACGACAACCTACCTCAGACATTGATGGATCGTGCCCAGAACATGTGGTCCAACATAAAATATCTATTTCGTTTTTATCTGAATGGCGTCAAGCAAATTTGGAGAAACCGAACCACCGTGCGTGAAATCCACGCAGACGTGAGGCGTACCAAGCGCGACTATACGTGGGAGGAGATGCAAATGATTCGCACACATTCCAAAGATATGGTCAAGCTGCCTTTTTTTGTTCTGATTCTCGCCACAGTGGAAGAGCTCTTGCCGTTGATGGTCATTTATACCCCATTTATGCTTCCGTCAACCTGCATACTCCCAAGTCAGCTCACCAAGATCCGGCAACGCTTCGAGCTGAAGCGCAGTACGGCAATCAAGTCACTTCGTGCCGCACTTCCTACTCTAGACGTGTCAAACGTGTCTGACAAGTCGGCTCAGGCTGCCGTGGCCGCTTTGCCTTCACAAGCGCTCCATGAACTCGCCACGGTCTACAATCTTTCCAAATGGGGCGGCTCTATTATGCAACGAGGTCGCATTGTATCTCATATGCGCATATTACaagaggacgacgagcgtcTTATCAAGTCCAAGACCTTTACGTCGACAGAGGATGCTGATTATAAGCTGTCGAATGCGTGTATTCAACGTGGGAT CTGTGCTGTGAATGTATCTTCGAAAGATATGCGTTTGT CTCTCCAACGTTGGCTCGATGTCACGCTGCGACCAAATCCACCTtcgccgctcgagcgtATCCTTCTCCCCATGCGCATACCCCAATTTGGTGCGCCTGAGACGGAACTCCGTCCCGAGCTGGACGAACAAGACAGTCTTAGCGTCAAGGAAAAGACATCAACCGTGGTCGAGGAAGTTGTCGAGCAGGAAAAGCGTCGAGAAACGAAGAAATCGTCATAG
- a CDS encoding U6 snRNA-associated Sm-like protein LSm1 yields the protein MEAQEILANIAFTTSGALVDLVDKKVIVILRDGRKLIGILRSYDQFANLVLQEAIERIFVRNRYGDVPKGTFIVRGENVVLMGEIDLDKEDNVSPSVASSIPESALPQLLEAHAAENVTKSQSEQHKAAMLRSLRGFSGEGAEGDSY from the exons ATGGAGGCTCAGGAAATTTTGGCCAACATAGCCTTTACTACATCAGGCGCGCTTGTTGATCTTGTTGACA AAAAGGTGATTGTTATTCTTCGTGATGGACGTAAGCTCATCGGTATCCTGCGGTCGTATGATCAATTTG CGAATCTTGTCTTGCAGGAAGCGATCGAACGCATTTTTGTCCGGAACCGCTATGGTGATGTTCCCAAAGGCACGTTCATTGTGCGTGGAGAGAATGTCGTATTGATGGGCGAAATTGATCTCGACAAGGAAGACAACGTCTCACCCTCTGTCGCTTCTTCTATACCCGAATCTGCTCTTCCTCAGCTTCTTGAAGCGCATGCGGCAGAGAATGTCACGAAATCTCAATCGGAGCAGCACAAGGCCGCCATGCTGCGATCCTTGCGCGGCTTCTCCGGTGAGGGTGCCGAGGGTGATAGCTACTAG
- a CDS encoding AdoMet-dependent methyltransferase, with product MSFSFGFCVDEEGVPGEHASVAQTSPIQDPCNMPAKELFLSDMLTCIPEKLSYSPVLISQASEPVTLVRRDLFDVRFQIIHNDGQVADAESDLIPGVYEGGLKTWECALDLVVELDKLHTRVSSQDATWPSGRHTVELGCGTAIPSCYVLDQILRARQSSKGKSTLTLCDYNQEVLSLVVLPNLLLTWYFSPSGRETLGHSQSAIEPGELEVDENLLLKFQHALASHEIELRFFYGGWDSLHLANRADLVLSSETVYSLSSLPSLCRVLHSLCWPTSKDQHDAGIAPNSTLCLVAAKVLYFGVGGGVDAFVRELEMQGGWHSQKRTQVMGVGRAVIQAGWLT from the exons ATGTCGTTCTCGTTTGGCTTTTGTGTCGACGAGGAGGGTGTCCCTGGAGAGCATGCCTCCGTAGCGCAGACCTCCCCAATACAGGATCCATGTAATATGCCTGCGAAAGAACTTTTTTTAAGCGACATG CTCACCTGCATACCGGAGAAATTGTCCTACTCACCTGTTCTCATTTCTCAAGCCAGTGAGCCAGTGACCCTAGTTCGGCGAGACTTGTTCGATGTGCGCTTTCAAATTATACATAATGACGGTCAGGTGGCCGATGCAGAAAGCGACTTGATCCCGGGAGTGTATGAAGGCGGACTCAAGACGTGGGAATGTGCTTTGGACCTAGTGGTCGAACTGGACAAGCTACACACGAGAGTATCAAGCCAAGATGCCACTTGGCCAAGCGGTCGTCATACGGTGGAACTCGGATGTGGTACAGCCATCCCATCGTGTTATGTCCTGGATCAAATCTTGCGTGCGCGTCAGTCGTCAAAAGGCAAGAGCACACTGACCTTGTGTGATTACAACCAAGAGGTGCTTTCGCTG GTCGTCCTTCCCAACTTATTGTTGACGTGGTACTTTTCGCCCTCAGGGAGGGAGACGCTGGGTCATTCGCAATCGGCGATAGAACCGGGTGAATTAGAAGTCGACGAGAACTTACTACTCAAATTTCAGCATGCATTAGCGAGCCATGAAATTGAGCTGCGCTTCTTCTATGGTGGCTGGGATTCGCTTCATCTTGCCAATCGAGCTGATTTGGTGCTGTCTAGTGAGACGGTGTACTCTTTGTCCAGCTTGCCTTCACTCTGTCGTGTATTACACAGTCTCTGCTGGCCCACTTCCAAGGACCAGCATGATGCCGGGATTGCGCCTAACTCGACGCTTTGTCTTGTAGCTGCCAAGGTGCTGTACTTTGGGGTGGGtggcggcgtcgatgctTTTGTTCGTGAGCTGGAGATGCAAGGTGGATGGCACAGCCAGAAGCGAACACAAGTGATGGGCGTAGGTCGTGCGGTGATACAGGCGGGGTGGCTGACTTGA
- a CDS encoding WD40 repeat-like protein, translating to MLRAGTDASPTPEWIVRHHAPIPVHTVALVNHGHLLVAGDADGRVSVTTLSTYRPIVFWQAHQGAVLRADAWSGYLVTHGRDHSLRVWKMPDELGSVALFSSMAKNLPLPTMLHEMGVNALNYCAYDMCIRNEDTPTLDGWLVIPNTLESGWIDLYHVPSQQRIIESLGRQADIRSGTERPAIVMALQICILRDILWIVAGYEDGVLQAWTIPVSTMEPTLVWTHKSHAESIMALSMSPTCDSVLSLGADYNIVRTALHQEAVPHVQRIKRPGHACASVRWDEQVCVLGGWDACARVFTWPSLEPLAKLAYHKDSIYALSFVRHDAVHVLHAHLDESSDEDAEETSASRQLLLACGSKDGRISLWNETFTKKP from the coding sequence ATGCTCCGAGCTGGGACTGACGCGTCACCCACACCGGAGTGGATCGTGCGACATCATGCACCCATTCCTGTGCATACAGTAGCACTCGTTAATCACGGACACTTGCTCGTGGCAGGTGATGCCGACGGTCGCGTCTCTGTCACGACGCTGTCGACATACCGTCCCATCGTATTTTGGCAAGCTCACCAGGGCGCAGTGCTTCGTGCTGATGCTTGGTCTGGGTATTTAGTTACTCATGGCCGTGATCACAGCTTGCGAGTGTGGAAAATGCCCGATGAGCTCGGCTCTGTAGCACTGTTCAGCAGTATGGCGAAAAATTTACCTTTGCCTACCATGCTACATGAAATGGGTGTGAATGCCCTCAATTACTGTGCTTACGACATGTGCATACGAAACGAAGATACCCCAACACTAGATGGCTGGCTGGTGATCCCGAATACACTTGAATCCGGATGGATCGATTTATACCATGTCCCCTCACAACAGCGCATCATTGAGTCGCTCGGACGCCAGGCTGACATCCGGTCAGGCACAGAACGGCCAGCCATTGTTATGGCTCTTCAAATATGTATCCTGCGTGATATTCTTTGGATTGTAGCTGGATATGAAGACGGTGTCCTACAAGCATGGACCATTCCAGTATCCACTATGGAACCAACGCTTGTATGGACGCATAAAAGCCATGCTGAGTCGATCATGGCGCTAAGTATGTCGCCCACGTGCGACAGCGTTTTGAGTTTGGGTGCCGACTATAATATAGTGCGCACCGCACTCCATCAAGAGGCTGTCCCACACGTACAGCGAATTAAGCGACCCGGTCACGCTTGCGCAAGCGTACGATGGGATGAGCAGGTATGTGTGCTCGGTGGATGGGACGCCTGTGCGCGGGTATTTACATGGCCATCACTCGAGCCCTTAGCCAAGCTGGCCTATCATAAGGACAGCATTTACGCCCTGTCCTTTGTACGCCATGATGCAGTGCATGTGCTTCATGCACATTTGGATGAGAGCAGCGATGAGGACGCTGAAGAAACATCAGCTTCAAGACAGCTCTTATTGGCATGCGGAAGCAAAGACGGGCGGATTTCCTTGTGGAATGAAACATTTACAAAAAAGCCTTGA
- a CDS encoding trafficking protein particle complex subunit 8, with amino-acid sequence MGADSVHRAFCPRIAVLSCQDTNLIAERNGFSCFADLFRPFESTSQNVTVRTSQLEQRMIPRFHVRFDMLDDFLSLGNEPVPIDKLLDTVQRFFHDEIQDCDPLLPLVPAENEYQAWNEKLHQQNESFSCFASILYGYRPISSFDTMSHPCAMVLAVSSNNPDPLNAFARLYEQSKKSDVFAKQPFVESNILRCYLVVHDTAALGTDMSRSMGLFEEVRRTYGLDCAIVHVNSASEPVPEVHALYTNNAQKVPSRVCAKEGAPLAQRMSLQDAQRVQSYVRELITKSLVPFLERSVQHLGEHISSQRLGLTGRLLGASRKWLLPRGSTGSSTSRLNHDIYPANSIVSQTRRLGDLAIHVRDYRLASTMYDAAYRDYEEDQAAMYSACASEMLGLAQMLHASLSRKGPMPPPSAYLRACDEYVKLRTGEFYALRASVLYAALLNDMQKYDMVAMASFRAAQFTDEIVRALLLEQASMAYLRMERPHTRRSAASLLQAASQYEACGQKHLALRCYTCAANYYKTRCTYLYDHALFKMAFLVHNSGRIDEALSYLLPLLHGSLPPIDELHLRAIESVAKYAHEHRVTLPSPFIVAERCCILRLSSSYNDNPCISLNEPCRIELFLVNPLGVRVSLTDVRLHFSRAQRDGTALSSPVEADAPVQDVILEPNERRSVVCSARIFTDGYARVSHATYTLSRVLHVHQSLQKLGPRLQTTVEQRRSRTYAHDKSLLIWVSKDMPCLELEVTTPARVTIGEIVSVSVRITNTSSIDIESASMSTSPCNMQAFSSPTESLPSILAPSTSEHALPKLTAGAHCDIPCLWHVTDSGSHTLTWHVKYATSMHGSFEKRASRQIQAQAMMNASFHIKLADQAQPAYMLALHVSNVGSKAVTCTGISFVSPLWTTVEGSMQPALLAPGDTFASLVRLQPSPSNYTLASTVRALHAFFDGSVSLPSPAPIPVHVSQHGKTPAACLLHYASLYTASRSAWARQRQISEFDYLPPHIVRALPCMDPNDIDVTVHWRDENGNLGDTLLCGGRVGVQYASMDDMAILNLLLKSDTPQRAMYEETAREQAIMKGRLSKSILANNVLPLSIYVPLNAIHMETVPFVCPMTLHVRNEAPWPLHFTIEMVSSNTGIAWLGNIVHKGTVPAWSSIPLRACVFVPKPGMYEDLGAWRCSATLQDNHGRPVRVWTDACALKVPFKAFL; translated from the exons ATGGGAGCCGACTCTGTGCATAGGGCATTCTGTCCGCGTATCGCCGTACTAAGCTGCCAAGATACAAATCTGATTGCAGAGAGGAATGGATTTTCTTGCTTCGCTGACTTGTTTCGCCCCTTTGAAAGCACTTCACAAAATG TCACCGTCCGCACTTCCCAACTagagcagcgcatgatTCCCCGATTTCATGTACGATTTGATATGCTAGATGATTTTTTGTCTCTTGGAAATGAGCCAGTTCCCATCGACAAATTGCTGGACACAGTGCAACGATTTTTTCATGACGAGATTCAGGACTGTGATCCTCTCTTGCCTCTTGTTCCTGCGGAAAACGAATATCAGGCTTGGAACGAAAAGCTTCACCAGCAAAATGAGTCGTTTTCATGCTTTGCTTCGATCCTATACGGCTACCGGCCTATTAGCTCGTTTGATACCATGTCACACCCTTGCGCTATGGTACTTGCAGTATCATCCAACAACCCCGATCCACTTAATGCTTTCGCGCGACTGTACGAGCAGTCAAAGAAGTCAGATGTGTTCGCTAAGCAGCCCTTTGTTGAATCAAATATATTGCGATGCTATCTCGTCGTTCACGACACGGCAGCTCTAGGAACAGACATGTCCCGATCGATGGGATTGTTTGAGGAGGTGCGTCGCACCTACGGCTTGGACTGTGCGATTGTGCATGTGAACTCGGCTAGTGAGCCTGTTCCTGAGGTGCATGCGCTATACACGAACAATGCTCAAAAAGTGCCTTCACGTGTATGCGCCAAGGAAGGCGCGCCGCTAGCTCAGCGCATGTCATTGCAAGATGCACAACGCGTGCAGTCTTATGTTCGAGAACTCATTACCAAAAGCCTGGTTCCTTTCTTAGAGCGCTCCGTTCAACATCTTGGCGAGCACATTTCATCCCAACGACTTGGCCTCACGGGACGCTTGCTAGGTGCAAGTCGGAAGTGGCTCCTGCCACGTGGCTCAACCGGATCATCAACGTCCAGGCTCAACCATGATATATACCCCGCCAACTCAATTGTGTCGCAAACGCGACGTCTTGGTGATTTGGCAATCCATGTGCGTGATTATCGCTTAGCATCGACCATGTACGATGCCGCATATCGCGACTATGAGGAGGATCAGGCAGCCATGTACAGTGCTTGTGCGAGTGAAATGCTGGGTCTAGCTCAGATGCTACATGCGAGCTTGTCGCGCAAGGGGCCTATGCCCCCGCCTTCTGCATATctgcgtgcgtgcgatgaATACGTCAAGTTGCGCACAGGTGAATTTTACGCACTGCGCGCATCCGTCCTATATGCAGCTCTTCTTAACGACATGCAGAAGTACGATATGGTCGCTATGGCCTCTTTCCGCGCTGCTCAATTTACTGATGAAATTGTGCGTGCACTACTGCTAGAGCAAGCCTCCATGGCATACCTTCGTATGGAGCGCCCTCACACACGGCGCAGTGCTGCGTCGTTATTGCAAGCTGCTTCTCAATATGAAGCGTGCGGCCAGAAACATCTTGCCCTGCGCTGCTATACGTGTGCCGCAAATTATTACAAAACCCGCTGTACATACCTGTACGATCACGCTCTTTTTAAAATGGCTTTTCTCGTGCACAACAGTGGACGTATCGACGAGGCTCTCTCTTACCTTTTACCCCTTCTTCATGGCAGTCTCCCTCCCATTGACGAACTACATCTTCGTGCAATCGAAAGTGTCGCTAAATATGCTCACGAGCACCGCGTGACACTTCCTTCACCTTTCATTGTTGCTGAGAGATGCTGCATTCTGCGACTTTCCTCAAGCTATAATGACAATCCGTGCATTTCATTGAACGAGCCTTGTCGTATCGAGCTTTTTCTAGTCAATCCACTTGGCGTGCGCGTATCGTTGACCGATGTGCGTCTTCACTTTTCCCGGGCACAGCGGGATGGAACAGCACTTTCCAGTCCCGTCGAAGCGGATGCCCCTGTGCAAGACGTTATCTTGGAACCCAACGAGCGTAGAAGCGTCGTATGCTCTGCACGAATTTTTACAGATGGATATGCGCGCGTGTCGCATGCCACTTACACACTGTCTCGTGTTTTACATGTGCACCAATCACTCCAAAAGCTCGGCCCACGTTTGCAAACGACcgtcgagcagcggcgTTCGCGGACATACGCTCACGATAAGTCGTTGCTGATTTGGGTCTCCAAGGACATGCCATGCCTTGAGCTCGAAGTGACTACACCCGCTCGCGTCACGATTGGTGAAATCGTATCTGTGTCCGTGCGTATCACTAACACAAGCTCGATCGACATCGAATCTGCGTCTATGAGTACTTCGCCATGTAATATGCAAGCTTTCAGCTCGCCCACAGAGTCTTTGCCATCAATTCTTGCGCCTTCGACTTcggagcatgcgctgccCAAGCTGACAGCTGGCGCGCATTGTGACATACCGTGCCTGTGGCATGTTACGGATTCAGGAAGTCACACACTCACATGGCATGTCAAATACGCCACATCCATGCATGGATCTTTCGAAAAACGTGCTTCGCGGCAAATTCAAGCTCAAGCTATGATGAATGCCTCTTTCCATATCAAACTCGCAGATCAGGCACAACCTGCATACATGCTTGCACTTCATGTTTCGAATGTGGGGTCGAAAGCTGTGACCTGCACGGGCATTTCTTTCGTGAGTCCCTTGTGGACAACAGTTGAAGGGTCAATGCAGCCTGCTCTTCTGGCACCGGGCGATACCTTTGCTTCGTTGGTCCGTTTACAGCCAAGTCCGTCGAATTATACCCTTGCCTCTACTGTGCGTGCATTGCACGCCTTTTTCGACGGATCTGTGTCGCTTCCGTCTCCAGCGCCTATTCCTGTGCACGTATCGCAGCATGGCAAAACTCCCGCGGCGTGCCTTTTGCATTATGCATCACTATATACTGCCTCAAGAAGTGCCTGGGCTCGTCAAAGGCAGATCAGCGAGTTTGACTACCTCCCACCACATATTGTGCGTGCTTTGCCATGCATGGACCCCAATGATATCGATGTGACTGTGCATTGGCGTGACGAAAATGGAAACCTCGGTGATACGCTTTTATGTGGCGGGCGTGTGGGCGTCCAGTATGCGTCGATGGATGATATGGCCATACTCAACCTCCTACTTAAGTCTGATACGCCTCAACGGGCCATGTATGAGGAGACGGCTCGTGAGCAAGCCATCATGAAGGGTCGACTCAGCAAATCAATTTTGGCGAATAATGTCTTGCCACTCTCTATCTATGTGCCCCTAAACGCGATTCATATGGAAACAGTTCCTTTCGTGTGTCCCATGACTTTGCATGTGCGGAacgaggcgccgtggccttTACACTTTACTATCGAAATGGTGTCATCGAACACAGGTATCGCATGGCTTGGAAATATAGTACACAAAGGCACTGTTCCGGCATGGTCATCCATCCCTCTCCGTGCCTGCGTGTTCGTGCCAAAGCCAGGAATGTACGAGGATTTGGGTGCATGGCGATGCTCGGCCACGCTACAGGACAATCACGGAAGACCAGTGCGTGTGTGGACAGACGCATGTGCCCTCAAGGTGCCCTTCAAGGCTTTTTTGTAA